The Nocardioides sp. S5 genome includes a window with the following:
- a CDS encoding FCD domain-containing protein, which translates to MTSTPRAVRPMRRLPKAAEVLAAELRGQILAQSLETGTQLTTESELIEGHGFSRGTVREALRLLETEGLITIQRGPRGGVRVARPDLSQVSRTLSLLFTLDQTPLEDFFQFRKIVEPQAARLAATSDDADVRYRLLAYVKQGQEDPERATHFHRELAECTGNEILRVMLVALHEVLDRHVRLETIDEREVSAVAKAHLRIAQAVADGDPDRAEEVMRKHLDAFEKLLSGQGRLQEPIVPRSRWRD; encoded by the coding sequence ATGACCAGCACCCCGCGCGCCGTCCGACCCATGCGTCGTCTCCCCAAGGCCGCGGAGGTCCTAGCGGCGGAGTTGCGAGGGCAGATTCTCGCTCAGTCGCTGGAGACGGGAACGCAGCTCACCACGGAGTCGGAGTTGATCGAAGGCCACGGCTTCAGTCGTGGGACCGTGCGGGAGGCCCTTCGCCTGCTCGAGACCGAAGGTCTCATCACGATCCAGCGCGGCCCGCGAGGGGGTGTCCGGGTAGCACGTCCGGACCTCAGCCAGGTGAGTCGCACGCTCTCGTTGCTGTTCACACTCGACCAGACGCCGCTCGAAGACTTCTTCCAGTTCCGCAAGATCGTGGAGCCGCAGGCCGCCCGGCTCGCCGCAACGTCAGACGACGCCGACGTGCGCTACCGTCTGCTGGCCTACGTCAAGCAGGGGCAGGAAGATCCGGAACGTGCAACTCACTTCCATCGTGAGCTCGCCGAGTGCACAGGCAACGAGATTCTCCGCGTCATGCTGGTTGCCCTGCATGAGGTGCTGGACCGCCACGTCAGGTTGGAGACCATCGACGAGCGGGAGGTCTCAGCCGTGGCCAAGGCTCATCTGCGGATCGCGCAAGCAGTGGCCGACGGGGACCCTGACAGAGCCGAAGAGGTGATGCGAAAGCATCTCGACGCCTTCGAGAAGTTGCTCAGCGGCCAGGGTCGACTGCAGGAACCCATCGTCCCGCGGTCCCGCTGGCGCGACTGA
- a CDS encoding crotonase/enoyl-CoA hydratase family protein, translating to MTKPREDDVVVTAESGVLIITLNRPAQRNAMTLDIARVVASSMRRLDNDPNLRVGVLTGAGGVFCAGMDLKRFQSGERPFIEGRGFGGLVECPPDKPLIAAVEGWALGGGFELVLACDLVVASQTAKFGLPEVKRGLVARAGGIFRVAQALPRAIALEMLLTGEPIDAQKGHALGLVNHLVDEGKAVEKATVIATAIGANAPLAVRASKALSRAARTWTDDEAFERQPSLTDPVFASNDAREGASAFAERRAPRWTGS from the coding sequence ATGACTAAACCGCGGGAGGATGACGTCGTCGTCACCGCCGAAAGTGGTGTTCTCATCATCACGCTGAATCGGCCTGCGCAGCGCAATGCGATGACCCTCGACATCGCGCGCGTTGTCGCGTCATCGATGAGGCGGCTCGACAACGACCCCAATCTCAGGGTGGGAGTGCTCACCGGAGCAGGCGGAGTCTTCTGCGCCGGGATGGACCTCAAACGCTTCCAGTCCGGCGAACGGCCGTTCATCGAGGGACGGGGCTTCGGAGGGCTCGTCGAGTGTCCGCCCGACAAGCCGCTCATCGCCGCAGTCGAAGGCTGGGCCCTTGGCGGGGGGTTCGAACTTGTACTGGCCTGCGACCTCGTGGTCGCGAGCCAGACGGCGAAGTTCGGATTGCCCGAGGTTAAGCGCGGTCTCGTGGCGCGAGCTGGCGGTATCTTTCGCGTTGCCCAGGCCCTACCTCGCGCCATCGCCCTCGAGATGCTGTTGACCGGCGAGCCGATTGACGCCCAAAAAGGGCATGCGCTGGGACTCGTAAATCACCTCGTGGACGAGGGGAAGGCCGTCGAGAAAGCCACAGTGATCGCGACAGCGATTGGCGCCAACGCTCCTCTCGCGGTACGGGCCAGCAAGGCTCTTTCTCGCGCCGCCCGAACATGGACCGACGATGAGGCGTTCGAGCGGCAGCCCTCCTTAACCGACCCGGTATTCGCCTCCAATGACGCACGAGAAGGAGCCTCTGCCTTCGCCGAGCGCCGCGCACCTCGCTGGACAGGCAGCTGA
- a CDS encoding tyrosine-type recombinase/integrase: MFLSDGPIPYTEDLTPPAAVTVQTGLRVSEVCSLTIDDVYLGTGPHVTCTGKGRRQRITPLTSATVSVMTAYFTERTARPGTALFCGPRGQALSRDALEHRLATYVAAAVIACPGLAGKHVTMHTLRHTAAMNCSPPGLRRRHRAVARARRHPQHRRIPPRRHGHRASSPRPNTTTRRKARGLPPRARHPRLARSPLTMPTIPRRMPHHHSPSQRPSA; the protein is encoded by the coding sequence ATGTTCCTTTCAGATGGACCGATCCCTTACACAGAAGATCTGACACCCCCCGCAGCGGTGACCGTGCAGACCGGCCTTCGCGTCAGCGAGGTCTGCTCACTCACGATCGACGACGTCTATCTCGGCACTGGGCCTCACGTCACCTGCACCGGCAAAGGACGACGGCAACGCATCACGCCCTTGACCAGTGCAACCGTGAGCGTGATGACGGCCTACTTCACTGAGCGGACCGCCCGGCCCGGAACCGCGCTGTTCTGCGGTCCCCGCGGACAGGCCCTGTCCCGCGATGCACTCGAGCATCGCCTTGCCACCTACGTCGCGGCCGCAGTGATCGCCTGTCCCGGCCTCGCCGGCAAGCACGTCACGATGCACACCCTGAGACACACCGCAGCGATGAACTGCTCGCCGCCGGGGTTGCGTCGCCGTCATCGCGCTGTGGCTCGGGCACGCCGACACCCGCAGCACCGACGCATACCTCCACGCCGACATGGCCATCGAGCAAGCAGCCCTCGACCGAACACGACCACCAGACGTAAAGCCCGGGGTCTACCGCCCCGAGCCCGGCATCCTCGCCTGGCTCGCAGCCCTCTGACTATGCCGACCATCCCGCGCCGAATGCCCCACCACCACAGCCCGTCACAACGACCGTCGGCATAG
- a CDS encoding enoyl-CoA hydratase-related protein — protein sequence MSEVVVKKREDGVATLTLSAPSRRNALTSEMADSILAACDDIDEDPSVGAVVILSDGPTFCAGAHRDVLAAVAQNPVADEAYRTLDRIYQSFLRITRLLPPTVAAVRGAAVGAGLNLVLSTDLRIVADDAKLVSGFIPLGAHPGGGHFTLLTRSAGREAAAAIGLFGDSLTGAQAVAIGMAWRCAPSDEVEGLAFELAATAAADPALARRTARSFRLEANSIGMALDAAVQAEQSVQMWSFHRGTLRDQATATQA from the coding sequence ATGTCTGAGGTTGTGGTCAAGAAGCGCGAGGACGGTGTTGCCACGCTGACACTTTCAGCGCCCTCGCGGCGGAATGCACTGACGTCGGAGATGGCTGACTCCATTCTGGCCGCCTGTGACGACATCGACGAAGACCCGTCGGTGGGCGCAGTGGTGATCCTGAGTGACGGGCCGACCTTCTGCGCGGGTGCCCATCGTGACGTGCTCGCTGCCGTGGCCCAGAATCCCGTAGCTGACGAGGCGTACCGGACGCTGGACCGGATCTACCAGTCGTTCTTGCGGATCACTCGGTTACTTCCCCCCACGGTGGCTGCCGTGCGTGGGGCCGCCGTCGGCGCCGGCCTGAATCTCGTGCTTTCAACAGATCTGCGCATCGTTGCGGATGATGCCAAGCTGGTCTCGGGGTTCATCCCCTTGGGTGCACATCCCGGCGGCGGTCACTTCACACTGCTCACACGCTCGGCTGGTCGCGAGGCAGCGGCAGCAATCGGCCTCTTCGGCGACAGCCTCACCGGCGCACAGGCTGTCGCGATCGGGATGGCTTGGCGATGCGCGCCGAGCGATGAGGTCGAAGGGTTGGCGTTCGAACTCGCGGCCACGGCCGCGGCGGACCCAGCGCTCGCCCGCAGGACGGCCCGTTCCTTCCGCCTTGAGGCGAACTCGATCGGCATGGCGCTGGACGCGGCGGTGCAGGCCGAGCAGTCGGTGCAGATGTGGTCGTTCCACAGAGGGACGCTTCGGGATCAGGCAACGGCGACACAAGCATGA